One Natrinema longum genomic window, CGCGTCCTCGCCGACGAATCGGTCCTCCCAGAAGGGATCGACGCCACCGACCTCGACGTTCGCCCGCAGCCGTCGCCGTGCTCCCTCGACGGTCACGTCCTCGAACCAGGACGCGAGGGTCTCGAGCGTCGCCGTACTGATCACGGATGGCCCCATCTCGCGTCGATCGACGAACCCCAGCGACTCGTCCCGCTCGAGGGAGAGCGTCGTCTCGAAAACGTCGCTGAACCAGGCGGCTGCGCGCTCACGGTCGGCATCGAGGTCGAACGACGCCGTCTCCCCGTCGGGGGTCTCGACGGTGAGTGCACTCGTCGCCGGATCGAACCCGGTGTCGAGGGCGTGGACGCGATCGGATCGTTTGCCGTTGAAAACGTCGCCGTCCGCGTCGAACAGCGCGAACTCCCGATCGTGGGCGATCGTCCCGCCCTCGCGTATCGCCGCCGTCTCGAGTTCGATGCCGTCCAGCCCTTTGACCGGATACACGGTGAGCCGGTTGAGTCGTGCCATTAGCACTTCCTATCGGTCGATGCGCCATTAGTGTTCGTTCGAACGAGACCGAATCCTCACGCCAGCCGACGGCCGACGTTCCCGAGCGCCAGCCATCTCGGTTTTCTTGGGACAGGTGATAGCTAGTTCAGTGCTTGCTACATTCCCTTTTTCCATCGAATTAGAGGATAGATGTCCAATCCTAGTATGGCCTTCTAGACCGTGAGTGGGGACACGGCACTAAATTCCGATATAGAACGAAGAATGGATACTTTTTCGCAAATATTGTTGTCCGCGTATGTATTTACGGCCTCTGTCCGCATTATACGAGCTGTGATGAAAATTCGTTTTACGACGATCTCCGGCAACGTGCTCGGAGTGATCGGCGAATGACCGAGTTCGTTCCGGGGGAACTACTCCCGGCAGCCGAACCGGTGCGGATAAACGAGGGGCGGCCGACGGCGACCGTCACGGTCGAGAACACCGGCGACCGCCCCGTCCAGGTCGGTTCGCACTTTCACTTCTTCGAGGTCAATCCCGGCCTCGCGTTCGACCGCGAGGCCGCGTACGGAACTCGGCTGGACATCCCGGCGGGCACGGCGATCAGGTTCGAACCGGGCTGTGAACGCGACGTCGATCTCGTCGATATCGCCGGCGATCGGATCGTCCACGGAATGGGCGGGCTGGTCGGCGGCGAACTGGACGACGAGGACGTGAAAGCGACCGCGCTCGAGCGCGCTCGAAAGCAGGGCTACGTCTCGGAGGGCGACGAATGAGCCGCGACCTGCCGCGGACGGAGTACACGGAACTGTTCGGCCCGACCGAAGGCGACCGACTCCGACTCGGCGATACGAACCTGCTGGCGAAGATCGAGCGCGATCACGGCGTTCCCGGCGAGGAGGCGGTCTTCGGCGGCGGAAAGACGATGCGCGACGGGATGGGGATGCAGTCGGGGACGACACAGGCCGAGGGCACGCTCGACTGGGCCTTTACGAACGTCGTAATCATCGACCCCGTTCTGGGGATTCGAAAGGGCGATATCGGCGTCCGAAACGGAAAAATCGTCGGCGTCGGCAAGGCGGGCAATCCGGACACGATGGACGGCGTGGACATGGTGATCGGGCAGAGCACCGACACTATTCCCGCCGACGGGCTAATCGCGACGCCCGGCGCGCTCGACATTCACGTCCACTTCAACAGTCCGCAACTGGTCGAACACGCCCTCGCCTCGGGAGTGACGACCATGTTCGGCGGCGGCTTCGGCGGTGGTGCGACGACCTGCACGCCGGGTCCGCGGAACATCCAGCGGTTCCTGCAGGCCGCCGAGGAGTGGCCGGTCAACGTCGGCTTCTACGGGAAAGGTAACAGTAGCCGACCGGAGTCGTTGCGCGAGCAGGTCGAGGCCGGCGCGGCCGGACTCAAACTCCACGAGGACTGGGGGTCGACCCCCGCTGCGATCGACACCTGCCTCGAGGTCGCGGAGGCCGAAGACGTCCAGGTCTGTATCCACACGGACACGTTAAACGAGTCGGGCTTCGTCGAGGACACCTTCGACGCCATCGACGGCCGCGCGATCCACACCTTCCACATCGAGGGAGCCGGCGGCGGCCACGCACCCGACGTCCTCGAGTTGATCGGCCACGAGCACATGCTGCCGTCGTCGACGAACCCCTCGATGCCCTACACCGAGAACACGTTCGACGAGCACCTGGATATGGTGATGGTCTGTCACCACCTCAACCCCGACGTTCCCGAAGACGTCGCCTTCGCCGAGTCGCGCATCCGTGCGGAGACGCTGGGCGCGGAGGACGTCCTCCACGACACCGGCGCGATCTCGATGATGACGACCGACTCGCAGGCCATGGGCCGGATGGCCGAGATGGTCTGTCGAACGTGGCAGACCGCCCACAAGATGAAGGCCCAGCGCGGCCCCCTCGAGGCCGACGCTGGGACCGACGCCGACAACGCACGGATCAAGCGCTACGTCGCGAAGTACACGATCAACCCCGCTATCACCGCGGGGATCGACGACTACGTCGGCTCGCTCGAGCCCGGAAAACTCGCCGATATCGCGCTGTGGGAGCCGGGCTTCTTCGGGATCAAGCCGCAGGCGGTGATCAAGGGCGGCTTCCCGGTCTGGTCCCAGATGGGTGAGGCCAACGGCTCGCTGATGACCTGCGAACCGGTCATCGGCCGCGAACGCGCGGGGGCACAGGGCCGAGCGAAACACGCCCTCTCGGTGTCGTTCGTCAGCGACGCCGCCTACGAGAACGACGTCGGCGACGCCTACGACCTGCAGACGCCGGTTCGGCCGGTCGAGGGGA contains:
- a CDS encoding MOSC domain-containing protein, yielding MARLNRLTVYPVKGLDGIELETAAIREGGTIAHDREFALFDADGDVFNGKRSDRVHALDTGFDPATSALTVETPDGETASFDLDADRERAAAWFSDVFETTLSLERDESLGFVDRREMGPSVISTATLETLASWFEDVTVEGARRRLRANVEVGGVDPFWEDRFVGEDAPSFAIGDVRFDGVTPCGRCVVPQRDPDTGEPTEKFRERFVRKREETFPEWADAAAFDHYYTLMIITRVPEAHRGGTLRVGDPVEIEN
- a CDS encoding urease subunit beta — protein: MTEFVPGELLPAAEPVRINEGRPTATVTVENTGDRPVQVGSHFHFFEVNPGLAFDREAAYGTRLDIPAGTAIRFEPGCERDVDLVDIAGDRIVHGMGGLVGGELDDEDVKATALERARKQGYVSEGDE
- the ureC gene encoding urease subunit alpha gives rise to the protein MSRDLPRTEYTELFGPTEGDRLRLGDTNLLAKIERDHGVPGEEAVFGGGKTMRDGMGMQSGTTQAEGTLDWAFTNVVIIDPVLGIRKGDIGVRNGKIVGVGKAGNPDTMDGVDMVIGQSTDTIPADGLIATPGALDIHVHFNSPQLVEHALASGVTTMFGGGFGGGATTCTPGPRNIQRFLQAAEEWPVNVGFYGKGNSSRPESLREQVEAGAAGLKLHEDWGSTPAAIDTCLEVAEAEDVQVCIHTDTLNESGFVEDTFDAIDGRAIHTFHIEGAGGGHAPDVLELIGHEHMLPSSTNPSMPYTENTFDEHLDMVMVCHHLNPDVPEDVAFAESRIRAETLGAEDVLHDTGAISMMTTDSQAMGRMAEMVCRTWQTAHKMKAQRGPLEADAGTDADNARIKRYVAKYTINPAITAGIDDYVGSLEPGKLADIALWEPGFFGIKPQAVIKGGFPVWSQMGEANGSLMTCEPVIGRERAGAQGRAKHALSVSFVSDAAYENDVGDAYDLQTPVRPVEGTRSVRKSDMLHNDHCPDDIEIDAQTFEVEVDGEHVACDPADEIPLAQRYLL